In Mytilus edulis chromosome 7, xbMytEdul2.2, whole genome shotgun sequence, a single genomic region encodes these proteins:
- the LOC139529723 gene encoding SAM pointed domain-containing Ets transcription factor-like codes for MVVVADQKVPQSVYAMENDIYSSHHEEFNNMPNILGLEEFSQLEPVAPTVCDTNNDQRVYESDSPKSLLDLDSISGHQSFYGDEPALNIKIEKDLEHVSYSCSMHNINSSYQMYNPSQILVKEEPEPVEDIGTSVIRHLKEEINNTCCILRISTDPMMWSMEDVRKWFVWHAQQFGVHSEIYEQFAMNGEHLCQLTEENFKERCPEAGSNFFGQLDVWKTVPACSLQTEDCPPSPPQHQLQCYSYRDYYDNSYDLMSYMPNSTSPAPSEDSIDSTTSSSNVSYIPPSCHDEEYMSYSQSPPLSSPVEVQHHKQTIHLWQFLKDLLLRPDRYNSCIKWVDRQRGIFKIEDSSKVAKLWGLRKNRPAMNYDKLSRSIRQYYKKGIIKKTEHSKRLVYQFCQPYL; via the exons ATGGTTGTTGTAGCAGACCAGAAG GTGCCTCAAAGTGTATACGCTATGGAAAACGATATTTATTCAAGTCACCATGAGGAATTTAATAATATGCCGAACATCTTAGGTTTAGAGGAATTCTCACAACTAGAACCAGTGGCACCAACCGTTTGTGATACAAACAATGACCAACGAGTTTATGAATCTGACAGTCCTAAAAGTTTACTGGATTTAGATAGCATCAGTGGGCATCAATCATTCTATGGAGATGAAcccgctttaaatattaaaattgaaaaagacttGGAACATGTGTCGTATAGCTGTTCAATGCATAATATCAACTCTTCGTATCAAATGTATAACCCGTCTCAAATACTCGTGAAAGAAGAACCAGAACCAGTCGAAGACATAGGTACCAGTGTAATCCGTCATCTCAAAGAAGAAATTAACAACACCTGTTGTATCTTACGCATTTCAACAG ATCCTATGATGTGGTCGATGGAAGATGTCCGGAAATGGTTTGTGTGGCATGCGCAGCAGTTCGGTGTACACAGTGAAATATACGAACAGTTCGCCATGAACGGAGAACACCTGTGTCAGCTTACTGAGGAGAACTTTAAAGAAAGGTGTCCGGAGGCAGGGTCCAATTTCTTTGGTCAGCTAGATGTTTGGAAAACTG TTCCAGCCTGTAGTTTACAGACCGAGGACTGTCCTCCATCTCCGCCACAACACCAACTCCAATGTTATTCCTACCGAGACTACTATGATAACAGCTATGATCTGATGAGTTACATGCCTAACAGTACATCACCAGCACCAAGTGAGGATAGTATTGATAGTACTACTAGTTCCTCTAACGTCTCCTACATTCCACCATCTTGCCACGACGAGGAATATATGTCCTACAGTC AGTCCCCGCCATTAAGTTCTCCAGTAGAAGTACAGCACCACAAACAAACTATTCATCTTTGGCAGTTTTTGAAAGATCTCCTGCTTAGACCTGACCGATATAACTCATGTATCAAATGGGTAGATAGACAAAGAGGCATCTTCAAAATTGAGGACTCGTCTAAGGTAGCTAAACTCTGGGGGCTGCGAAAGAATAGACCAGCCATGAACTACGACAAACTTAGCCGGTCCATTCGTCAATACTACAAAAAAGGGATCATTAAGAAAACCGAACATTCAAAACGTCTGGTTTACCAGTTCTGTCAGCCATACTTATGA